A segment of the Coffea arabica cultivar ET-39 chromosome 8c, Coffea Arabica ET-39 HiFi, whole genome shotgun sequence genome:
GAAAAGTGAGGAAAAACGGTTGTGTCACTTGCAGTAGAGAGAGGCAAATCCGAATCTCGGATCCGAGGGGTGGAGAAAgttccgagctcggatcatggAGGATCCAAGGCCTTTCTATATAAATCCGAGCTCAGATCGCCTTACCTCAGATCCATTGCTCCAGAAGTACAAACGAGGGTTCGGATCGCCCTTTGTTTActcggatccgagctcggatccgtacttgtcaatttccagattttcacttctttcctttttcttcatttttgctcctagtTTCTTTTGTACTTTATTCTCTGGACGATCCTTACATTTCCTTCATCtggtgcatgaatttcatatatcaatatccttcacaatttcataaaattaatgcattaatccactcatttatcaagttttgaacacttaaacaatatttaaacaattatcaccaaaagatttcaaatatgactttaatcttctcaaaacataccaaaagttcgtgccaaacttgtacaaaatatacGTTAAATATTCTCTTATCACTAATTACTAATATAAGTTTCATATTCTATACTAATTTGTATCTATCAATTCAATGAATACTGGTAATGTAATTGTTAATGGGATTAATCTTGAATATCTAATAGTGTCTACACCAACAAGCATGGATGCATATTACATGTGCCAAAATGAAAGATTAAATTCAACTAAATTGAGAATATGCACATTTATCGGTACCACTACTATACATTATtataatgtatataaaattaagGGATTTTCTAATGGATGtgcatactaacaattattaccctaccttacatttatatacttttcttATTTAATCTTACCTACCTTTCgttatatttcttttctttctctaattaattttacatttccaAAAATATGACATCTAAAATATGTCTTAATGAAGTTGAGTACCCACAGGGCACCTGTTAGACAGACCCTAAAATTAatcctaattaattaattaacataAACAGAGAACTTGTAATATCTCACACTATCTCCTTACAAAGGAAGAGTCATCAAAATGCACATCCAAAGATATTACTTACCTTCTAGATGACTAGTACTAGATTATGTTATATTACATGTGACATAAACACTTGCCAAATGAACTACTTGCCTAATGTTAGtttaaaaactattttcaaCATGAATTATTCCCTTGCTTTCTTGAAGGGCTGTTACAAAGAGTCTTTGataacaaccaattacaatatTTTACTTACACTTGATTTACTATATTAATAGAGGCATATATGCATGGCAATTATATATACAGTACCCCACACGGTTTGATTATTGCAGTTTTAAACAACTTATTACACAGTATCGTAATTGATGTTTTTCGGACTATATTAAAAAGTGGTGATTGAAATTCACCAGTTAACCGAATTTTGATGGTTGTCCACAACATAGAAAGTAGTACAGCAAAATTAATTATTAAGCCTCGCAAGGTCACAGATAAAGGTGTATTGTCTTTATGGCTCACTTTAAGTGGGTGCATTGAACCAAGCAATCGGATATATGGACCAAGAAAGGGCCTACATTTGGGGGGAAGGACATTTATGCACATGTTTTTGGTACCAGATAACTTGTCggatatatatttattttaaaagcaGTAACTAATTTCTTTTCAAGGATGTTTGTGCTGAAAAAGGAGAAACGTATTTTATAACAAGTTTTCGAGCATATTATTTCCTTGTAACAATGGTAAAATCTTATTTTCAGAGCAAAATGGCCTGAAGGAATCGATATGCCAACCAGACTATTTTAGAAATACATAACAACTTGTAATAGTTCTGAGCTAAACTAATCGACAAAAACTTAATTCCGAAACCTCGATTACGAATATTTGGATttgggaaaatcgtccaaaacgtccctcacattttgtaaaataacttttttcatcccttacttttaaaagtgcaattttatgtcccttacatattcacatcggtaaaatttagtccctaactaggtttccgattATTTTTTGGTCGGAAtccatcacgtgccttgcacgtgatcattttttaagggtaaatttgtcaaattatattttacataatctgatctatagtcctccacattttataaaacaaattttttcgtccctcacattttataaaatgattttttcatccctcacatttcacaaaatgaatttctccatccctcacatttcaaaaaatgaatattttcatccctcactaattatgtatgtgagggaaaccctaaaacaaatgtgtgtgaatacattttatttaaacacaagtatatgtctatttgattttgtttaatAATCTGAAtagtataaatatatgtatgtgtttatttgatttcacttaacaatacgaatgccatatattatacgtgatcatttgatttcatctgaTATTAGCTAGTAAATAATCTTGCATTCATTGTCAAGTTAgccaataaagctattttcgatcaaaatacaataagaatatgcaaattaagattctattggtaaatattagtcataatcatacaaaaaaagaaaatagcccacaagttgagcccaattacatacatgtatttatactattattattaagcaaaatcaaatagacatatatgtgtgtttaaaaaaaatgtagtcacacacataattagtgagaaatgaaaaatttattttgtgaaatgtgagggatgaagaaattcattttgtgaaatgtgagggatgaaaaaaatcatttgataaaatgtgagggacgaaaaaatttattttataaaatgtggaggactatagatgagattatgtaaaatataatttacccttaaaaaatgatcatgtgccttgcacatgatggattccggccaaaaaatgatcggaaacctagttagggactaaatttgtccgatgtgaatatgtaagggatataaaattacacttttaaaagtgagggacgaaaaaagttattttacaaaatgtgagggacgttttggacaaTTTTCCCTTTGGATTTTATATCTTATCACAAGTCAATCAAGAATTTGTGCAGAATTGGCTACACTTAGTAGAAGTTCATTAGGAACCGTAAAAGTGAAAAGATGACACTAATAACAGGATAGGGAGAGTAGACACGAGAGGATGATACATAAGAAGGTAAATCATGAAAAGGTATCATCCTAGTTGAATTGTGGGAATCGTGGTTCAGCAACTGCAACGAGAGGTTTGGCAAGGAAGCCAGCATCCTCGCACTCTGCTAAATCGATTTGCGAATGACCTGATGGAATCTTCCAGCTAAAGCATTGAAGAAGTCTGGCCAGCAACATCACAGTGAGTGTGGAACCCAAAAGGACTCCTGGACATCCACGCCTTCCGGTGCTgaaggaaaacatatttaatTCTGGATCGTTGAGATCCATTCTAGCATCCTCCATGTCCTTCATGTGGCGCTCAGGCTTGTACTTCAGCGGATCCTCCCAGATTCGAGGATTACGGCCAAGTCCTGGACGGCTGAGGATAACATGGCTACCTTTCGGGATGAAGTAGCCACCAACGACGGTGTCCTGAGTAGATACATGAGGAACATTAAAGGGTGCTAATGGATGCAGCCGAAAGGACTCTCTTACGCAGGCCTTCACATATTTCAGCCTCGGAAGGTCAGATTCTTGAACAAGTCTATCCTTTCCAACCACGGCGTCTAGCTCTTCTGTGGCTTTTTGAAGCATTTCAGGTTGATTTAGCATCTCTGCTAATGCCCACTCCACAGCATTTGATGGATTATCGACTGTTGCAAACATTAATTCCTGTCGAGCATGCATCATAGTAAAGTTAAAAGTGAAACTAATAATCCTTCTTTTCCAAGTCCAATAATCGACTCTGACCGAACAACACCATATTGCAAGTTGCATTTTGTTGGTGATTAGGGCTTATTGAGATTCCATCCTTTTCTAATTTCTGCTAATCAACATATATGGTCAGAGCGTGGCTGATGGGCTTGAGCACACATAAACCACATCATTAAAACGTGAGCGAACAAGATGATGTCGTCTTATGTCACCTTTTGTACGTCATTTGATGTGGGCATGGTTTACCTGAATGTTTCACAGCATTGAGTCTGCAAGCAAGATTTTAAGTTTTGGAGTGTGGCCCCTACGATTGATTTTGTACTTATGTGAAAGGGCACTAGCTGATAAGGAGCTAAAGTTTGATTTACCCCATTTGTTTAAGAAATTGTTTATGTAACCATGCAGCAGGATAGAGGATTCCTTACAGTAATTTGTGCTCTCATCTCCTCAGTTGTTAAGAGGGGTCTGCCGTTGCTATCTTTGAGCCTGATTAGGACATCAAGAAGgtcttcttcctcatttttcaagCCACTCTCCCACATTTTAATCCTTTTTTCAATTTCGGGATCTTGGTGCTTTCGTACACATGCAACGGCCTCAGTAAGAATCTTTCGGTGGCCATCAAAATCAAAAATCTTCACCCAGGGCATGTAATCTGATAAGCTGAATGCATACAAATAAGCAAGGATTTTGAAGAGTGCATTGATATGTTCAACTTCCTCAGCACCTGGTCCTCCATCTTCCATTCCTTTCCCGAAGAATCTCTTGTTGAAAATCATCTTTCTAATCACATTTCCGCAGTAGTGTTGCGTAACCAATCTTATGTCCACTAGCCCACCGGTGGCATTGTCCTTGCACTGATTGTAAACGTAATTAACCAAATGATCTGCTTCCTCTGCTCGCTTGCTATGAAGCCATTGGTGTTTAGCAGGTGAGAGCACACTGGAAACGACCatcctcttcattttcttgtatTGATCGCCCAAAGGTGAAAGGCCGGTTGTCAAGAATCCTCCACTACAAAGCTCTGCAGACATACAAACAGGTCTGCTGGAGAAAATCGAGTCTTGTTTCTTACAGAACTGGCGAGCGAGCTCAGGAGAAGTGACTGGAATGACATGAACACCGAAAATGCGGATACATGCGATTTCGGTATTCAAATCATCCATGAATTTACATATCCATCGATTTGTTGGTCTGTTTCTCAGCATTTGGAAAATGCAACCAATGAAAGGCAAGGGTTTTGGGCCAGGAGGGAGAGGGAATCGACGAGTTTTGTTATTCTTTAGACAAATAGTTAACCATTTGTCCATCTTAAAGATCACCAACAAAACCAAAGCCGTGAATCCTGAGAAATATGGGATCCATGACATTGAGGTAAATCCCAAGCTTGAATCAACACGAAGACTGGAAGTGTAATTCATGACTTGAGACCGTATGAAAGTTCTTAAGAATTGCTTTGAGCTTTTGGTATATGTGAGAGGTATTGAGTGTCTGCAATTCCCGTTGATGGTTTGTAAAGAGTGCAATTATGCGAGCTTTTATAGGAGAAATTTGTTGGTAGCATTAGGTATCTATGATTTTGAGTAGCTCCCACGGACTTTTGGAtaccattattttttttttttccacttagGGTTATTCCAACTTTTTGGATAGACTAATCCCCTAAAATTGTGTAGAGTCTTGTTCAAAAAtgcacattttctttttttgtggtTTGTAAAGATTAgccttagttttttttttggatatatatatatatatatatctattttaaaAGCAATACCTAATTTCTTTTCGAGGGTGTTTGTGCTGAAATAGGAGAAACGTACATTATACCAAGTTTTAGATCATGCTATTTCCTTGCAACAATTGTAAAAATCTTATTCTCAGAGCAAAATGGTCTGAAGAAATCAATTGCCAAACAGATTATTTTACAAATACATGACAACTTGTAGTAGTTCCAAGCTTAACTCTTAGAGAAAAACTTTATTTATTAGGTGATATTCTGAAATCCACCCTACATTTTGTTGTAGGATTGTTATATTTTAATAGAAAGGAAAGACACGATATAATAAAAGGAATTTCGTAAAATTTCCTAAGAAACTCTTCATATTGAAATTTACCATCTCTAGTTATTGCAATCAGAATATGTGTAGAATTGGTTACACTAAGTTATattaaaattagaaattttctgtttttccatttattttttgtttattgtCTGTGTATTAGTATATAATTAAAATCTAATTTAGTTAAAAAGGCACTCTTTTGGTTAAAGTAAATTGTCGTACcttcaaatagaaaattttcaatcatttcaatttGTTCGACAAGAAATGCTTTTAAGATATCATTACTATGATAAGTTCTTTATCTTAAagactgaaaaaaaaattgttttaaaaattttatcctTTGGATCTTACTTAGGATGAAAACAAATTTTAATTGGTTACGCAGAATATAGTACaataagaaaatgaagaaagttgTTGCACGCAGAGGATGTCTTTCAGTTGTTCATCCTGGTTCACGCTCCTCATCATTGGTGCTTCAGAGTAAACGGAAAATCGTAGCTATTATAGTTGAATAATGCAAGACAATATGTAATGAGAAAGACAAGACAATGTTTGTTAAGGAAGTGTTCGATATTCGAATTTGTTGGATTTGTGGCCAGCCTATTTGTGGGCCAAACCACAAAACCAAATACTTTTAGGTTTACGTCAAAATTTGACTTGGACAAAAACCAAAAAGGAGTAGCAGCCGCAAGAAGCAATTGGTCTTCCTGTGAGAAAAAGTGT
Coding sequences within it:
- the LOC140013220 gene encoding isoleucine N-monooxygenase 1-like → MNYTSSLRVDSSLGFTSMSWIPYFSGFTALVLLVIFKMDKWLTICLKNNKTRRFPLPPGPKPLPFIGCIFQMLRNRPTNRWICKFMDDLNTEIACIRIFGVHVIPVTSPELARQFCKKQDSIFSSRPVCMSAELCSGGFLTTGLSPLGDQYKKMKRMVVSSVLSPAKHQWLHSKRAEEADHLVNYVYNQCKDNATGGLVDIRLVTQHYCGNVIRKMIFNKRFFGKGMEDGGPGAEEVEHINALFKILAYLYAFSLSDYMPWVKIFDFDGHRKILTEAVACVRKHQDPEIEKRIKMWESGLKNEEEDLLDVLIRLKDSNGRPLLTTEEMRAQITELMFATVDNPSNAVEWALAEMLNQPEMLQKATEELDAVVGKDRLVQESDLPRLKYVKACVRESFRLHPLAPFNVPHVSTQDTVVGGYFIPKGSHVILSRPGLGRNPRIWEDPLKYKPERHMKDMEDARMDLNDPELNMFSFSTGRRGCPGVLLGSTLTVMLLARLLQCFSWKIPSGHSQIDLAECEDAGFLAKPLVAVAEPRFPQFN